GGCCGCGAGCCGCTCTCGTATTCCCCCAAGAGCTGCGGGGTCGAGCGCCGCGTCGCTCCGCAGGGCCCGCCCGAAGGCACGCCGCGCGATCGCTCTGTCGATGCACTCGATGGTCGGATGGATCCACGCGCCCCTGCCGACCATCACCGCGCGCTCGTCGACGACGAGGGAGCTGGTGGGGGGATCGGCGACGATCCGCAGTAGCGCGGACCTCGGGGCACGCCGACGACAGCCGACGCACGTTCTTACCGGATCCATACTACCCCCTCCGTCCGGCGGCGGGGAGGCCGGGTCGCGGCGGGCGGCGCTCAGTCGTCGCCCTCGAGGATCGAGTCGGGCTGGATGTCGATCTTCGCGCCCGTGAGCTTGGCGGCGAGGCGGGCGTTCTGGCCCTCCTTGCCGATGGCGAGCGACAGCTGGTAGTCCGGCACGAGCGCGCGGACGGCCTTGGTCGCCTGGTCGATGACGAACGAGCTCGTCACGCGGGCGGGCGACAGCGCGTTGCCGACGAACACGGGCAGCGACTCGGAGTAGTCGACGATGTCGATCTTCTCGTCGTTGAGCTCCGCCGTGACCGCGCGGACGCGCTGCCCCAGCTCGCCGATGCAGGCGCCCTTGGCGTTGATGCCGGGCTCGGTGGCGCGCACCGCCATCTTGGTGCGGTGGCCGGCCTCGCGGGCGAGCGACACGATCTCGACGAGCCCCTGCGCGATCTCCGGCACCTCGAGCGCGAACAGCTTCCGGACGAGGGACGGGTGGGTTCGCGAGACCGTGATCTGCGGGCCCTTGGCGCCGCGGGAGACGCTCGTGACGTAGACGCGCAGGCGCGAGCCGTGAACGTACTTCTCGCCGGGCACCTGCTCCTCGGGCGGCAGGATCGCCTCGATGGTGCCGAGGTCGACGTGGATCATGCGCGGGTTCGGGCCCTGCTGGACGACGCCCGCGACGATGTCGCCCTCGCGGCCCTTGAACTCGCCGAGGATGCGGTCGTCGCCGATGTCGCGCAGGCGCTGGTTGATGACCTGCTTGGCGGCGAACGCGGCGATGCGGCCGAAGTCGCTCGGGCTGTCCTCGGACTCGCCGATGACGAGGCCGTCCTCGTCGAGCTCGGGGACGTGCACGGAGACGTGGCCGGTCTTGCGGTCCAGGTGCACGCGGGCGGGGGGCACGCCGTCGGCGACGGGCTTGGCGTCCGCCTGGTCGGTGTGCTTGAGGTAGGCGGTGAGGATGGCCTGCTCGATGATCGAGACGAGCTCCTCGAACGGGATCTCGCGTTCGCGCTCCATCAGGCGCAAGACGCTCAGGTCGATGTCCACGGTGCGACTCCTCTATTCGGTTGGAAACACTCGAGGCTACCCGACCGGGAGGGGTCGGGCAGCCTCGGGTGGGGGCGCGGTGCGGATCAGCGGTCGGCGGTGAGCGCGCCCACGACGTCGGCGAGCGCGACGGGCGTGCGCTCGTTCGTGCGGCGGTCCCAGAGCTCGGCCATGCCGTCGACCGCGCCGCGGCCGACGATGACGATGGTCGGCACCCCGATGAGCTCGGCGTCGCCGAACTTCACGCCGGGCGACACCTTGGGGCGGTCGTCGAAGAGCACGTCGAGGCCCGCGGCGTCGAGCGCGTCGACGAGCTCCTCGGATGCGGAGGCGATCTCGTCACCCTTGCCGGTCATGACCACGTGCACGTCGAACGGGCTGATGGACGCGGGCCAGAGGAGGCCGCGGCCGTCCTGCGTGGCCTCGGCGACGAGTGCGAGGTTGCGCGTGATGCCGATGCCGTAGGAGCCCATCGTGACGGTGACGAGCTTGCCGTTCTCGTCGAGCACCTTGAGGCCGAGCGCCTCCGCGTACTTGCGGCCGAGCTCGAAGACGTGGCCGATCTCGGTGCCGCGGCCCGCGGTGATGGGGCCGGAGCCGTCGGGCGCGGGGTCGCCGTCGCGGACGTCCGCGGCCTCGACCACGCCGTCGGGCGTGAAGTCGCGGCCGGCGACGAGCGAGAGGACGTGCTTGCCGGCGACGTTGGCGCCCGTGATCCACGAGCTGCCGTCGACGACGCGGGGGTCGACCACGTAGCGCACCCTCGTGCTCGACGTGGACCCGAGCACGGGGCCCTCGGGCGACCACGGGCCGATGTAGCCCTTCACGAGGCCGGGCTGCTTGGCCAGGTCGCCCTCGGTGGCGGGCTCGACCTCTGCGGGGAAGAAGGCCACCTCGGCGCGCTTGAGGTCGATGTCGCGGTCGCCGGGGATCCCCACGACGACGAGCTCGCGCGTGCCGTCGAGGTGGGTGAGCGCGAGCACGATGTTCTTCAGGGTGTCGGCGGCGGTCCATGCGCGGCCGTCCTCGCGGGGCTCGCGGGCGTTCGCGAGGTCGACGAGGGTGGCGATGGTGGGGGTGTCCGGCGAGTCGAAGACGCGCGCGGCGGACTGGCCCTCGATGGGGATCGACTCGGGCACGAGCGTGGTGAACGCCTCGACGTTGGCCGCGTAGCCGCCGGGGCTGCGCACGAAGGTGTCCTCGCCGATGGGCGTGGGGTGCAGGAACTCCTCGCTCTTGGACCCGCCCATGGCGCCGGCGTCCGCGGCGACGATGACGTACTCGAGGCCGAGGCGCTGGAAGATCCGCTCGTAGGCGTCGCGCTGGGCCTGGTAGCTGACGGCGAGGCCGGCGTCGGTGTGGTCGAAGGAGTAGGCGTCCTTCATCGTGAACTCGCGGCCGCGGAGGATGCCGGCGCGGGGACGGGCCTCGTCGCGGTACTTGTCCTGGATCTGGTAGATCGACAGGGGCAGGTCCTTGTACGAGGAGTAGAGGTCCTTCACGAGCAGCGCGAAGAACTCCTCGTGCGTGGGCGCGAGCACCATGGGCGCGCGCTTGCGGTCCTCGAGGCGGAACATCCCGGGGCCGTACTCGTCGTAGCGGCCCGTGGCCTGGTACGGCTCGGCGGGCAGCAGCGCGGGGAAGTGCACCTCCTGGGCGCCGATGCGCTCCATCTCCTCGCGGACGATGGCCTCCACCTTGTTCTTGACCCGGAGGCCGAGCGGCAGCCAGGCGAAGATGCCGGGGGCCTGGCGGCGGATGTAGCCCGCGCGCACGAGGAGGCGGTGGCTGGCGACCTCGGCGTCGACGGGGTCTTCCCTGAGGGTGCGGACGAAGAGCTTGGAGAGGCGTGTGGACACCGGATCAGCCTAGCGATCCGCCCGGCCCCGCTCAGCGCGCGGCGACGTACGAGAGGCGGAGGCGCTCGAAGCCCTCGTCGAGGGAGACCGCGGGGGTCCAGCCGAGCGCCCGGCGGGTCTCGCGCTGGTCGAACCAGTGCGCGGTGGAGAGCTGCTCGGCGAGGAAGCGGGTCATGGGCGGCTCGTCGGATCCGGGGCGCACGGCCCACACGCGCTCGACCGCTCCCCCGGCGGCGCGGGCGAGGGCGGCGGGGACGCGGATCCGGGGTGCAGGCACCCCGGCCGCGCGGCACATGCCCGCGAGCAGCTCGGCGACGGGACGCGGCTCGCCGTTGGTGACGACGTAGGCATGGCCGTGCGCGGTGTCGGCGGCGGCGAGCGCGGCGACGATCGCGTCGGCCGCGTTGTCGCGGTAGACGGTGTCGATGAGGGCGGCGCCGTGGCCGAGGAGCGGGAGGCGTCCGCGGGCGGCCCGGTCGACGATGCGGGCGACGAGCTGCGTGTCGCCCGGGCCCCAGACGAGGTGCGGGCGGACGGCGAGGACACGCATCGCGGGGTCGTCGGCGGCCAGGGCGATCAGCTCGCCCTCGGCCTTGGTGCGGGCGTAGTCGCCGCGGGCGCGGACGGGATCCGCGGGGCCTGCGCCGTCGCCCGTGATGGAGAGGCCCGTGTGCGCGACCGAGGGCGAGGAGACGTGGACGAACCGCGTGACGCCCGCCGCGCGCGCCGCTCGGAGGAGCCCGCGCGTGCCCTCGACGTTGACGGCTCGGAAGTCGTCCGGGTCGCCCGCGAGCGAGACCTTGGCGGCCAGGTGCACCACGGCGTCGACGCCGTCGACCGCGCGGTCGACGGAGGCCTGGTCGGTGACGCTGCCGCGGAGGTCGACGACGGATCCCGGCACCGGCTCCGTGCCGCTCGCCGCGAGGCCCGACGGCTGTCGCTGGAATGCGCGGACGGCGTGGCCCGCGGCGGCGAGGCGCTCGGCGACGGCGCGGCCGAGCATCCCGCTGGCGCCGGTGACGAGCACGATCACGGGGCGCTCACCCGGCCGCCCGTGAGGATCCCGGCTGCCCAGCGACCGAGGCGCGCGCGGTCGACCTTGGAGTTGTGGCGCACGTCGGTCGGCAGGACGGGGACGACGATGACGGCCGCGACGGGTCCGCCGACCGCGGCGCGCACGGCTGCCGCGAGGTCCGGGTCCGCGAGCCCGACCCGGCGCGCGGCCGGCACGGTCTCGACGACGAGCACGAGCTGCTGCACACCCGCCGGCCCGACGCCCACGGCGGCCGCGCGGCCGAGGCCCGGAGCGGACTCGGCGCGCTGCTCGGGGCCGACGGGCGTGAGCACGCCGTCGGCCGTCGTGATCACGTGCGGCAGGCGGCCCTCGATCCAGAGCGCACCCGTGGCGTCGAGGTGGCCGACGTCGCCCGTGCGGTGGCGGCGGATCCCGTCGGCGGAGTCGCGGCGAGCCGCGCGGTCGGTGACGTGCAGGAGGTCGTACCGGTCGTGCACGTGCGGGGCGGCGGCGACGATCTCGCCCGTGATGCCGGGCTCGACCGTGAGCGCGCCCGTCGCGGCGCCGTCGGCGTCGAGCGGGCTGATGCGGATCGCGACGGGGTCGACGGGCGCGCCGACGCAGACGCCGGCGTCACCGCGGAGGGCGGCGGCGCGGATCCCCTCGAGGGTGACGTCGGTGAGCAGCAGCCCCTCCGTCATTCCGTAGGGCGTGTGCACCTCGGCGTCCGGCACGAGCGCGGCGGCGCGCGCGAGCAGGGCCTCCGAGAGCGGGGCGCCGGCGGAGAGCAGCGAGCGGACGCGGCCGAGGGCCTCCCGATCGGCGTCCGAGAGGGCGTCCGCGGTGGCGACCACGTTGGCGAGCGCGGCGGGCGACGCGAAGACGACCGTGGCGTCCGCGGCGCGGGCCGCGGCGGCGAGGGCGGACGCGGTGAGGTCGCGCGGGCGGGTCACGTCCATGTCGGGCGTGACGCTCGTGGCACCGAGCGCGGGACCGAGCAGGGCGAACGGCGCGAACCCGGCGACGAGGCCGGTGCCGACGCCCACGTCGAAGCGGGACCCGAGGGTGTCGCGGAGCGCGGCCAGCTGGCGGTTCGTGTAGACGACGCCCTTTGCGGGACCGGTGGATCCCGAGGTGAAGAGGATCGCTGCGTCGTCGTCGGCCGCGGGCTCGGGCGGCAGGACCTGCGCGCGGCCGTCGCGGGCGATCTCCGGCAGGCTCGCGGCGACGCCGAGCGCGCGCGCGACGGGCGGGGCGAGCGTGGTGACGGAGATGCGCTCCCCCGGCCAGCCGAGGGCGCGCGCGAGGGCGAGGCCGGCGGGGATGCCGACGACCATGTCGGGGCGGGATCCCGCGACCGCGCGCCCGAGGCCCTTCACGCCGAGGCCCGCGTCGGCGACCACGACGACCGCGCCGATGCGCAGGCACGCGTAGAGGAGGGCCGTGAGGTCGGCGCCGGGCGGGACGAGCAGCGAGACGCGGTCGCCGGCGCGGAGGCCGCGCGCGTGCAGGCCCGCGGCGATCTCGCGGACGCGGCGCGAGAGCAGCCGCCAGGAGACGGTGCGCGGACCGCCGCCGCCGCGCGGGGCCATCTCCACGAGGACGGGGTCGTCGCTGTCGCGCAGCTCCTCGAGGAGGGCGCCGAGCAGGCGGACGGGCGGGGAGGCGACCGGGGCCGCCGGAGCGGGGGCGGGGGCTGATCCCGGCGCGACCCGATCCGCGAGCCAGTCGAGCGCGGCCGACGCGTAGTCGTGGTCCTCCGCGACGAGGTGCCCGGCGCCCTCCACCCGGTGCACGTCGGCGTGCGGCAGGCGCTCGAGGAGGTCGGAGAGGTAGACGTCGCTGAAGATCGGGTCGCGCGGACCCCAGACGAACAGGGCCGGCAGGTCGAGGTCGCGGAGCCCCTCCGCGATCGAGGTGAGCGTCGCGTGGCTCGGGTGCGCGGGGCCGACGGGGATGTCGGCGACGAAGCCGCGGATGCCGGCGCGGCGGTCGGCGCCCCGGTACGGCGCGGCGAACGCGCGGCGCACGGCCGGGTCGAGCGGCGGGTGCGCGAGCGCGAGCGTGGTGGCGAGGAAGCCGGGCGTGCCGCGCGTGGCGGCGTCGTGGATCCCGGTGGCGAGCGCCAGGCGCAGCGGCCATGGGATGGGCACGCCCTCCTCCTGGTGCACGGCCGTGTTGAGGGCCATGACCCCGGCGAGCACGTCCCGGTTGCGGAGCGCCCAGCCGAGGCTGACCACGCCGCCCCAGTCGTGGCCGAGCGTGACCACGGGCGCCGTCGCGCCCGATCCCGTGAGCCCCAGCTCGTCGGTGAGCGCCTGCAGGTCGTCGAGCCGCATCGGCAGCGTGCGCGTCACGCCCGTGCGCTCGGAGAAGCCCATGTCGAGCTGGTCGACGGCGACCACGCGCCAGGCCGGCCGGGACGGATCCCGCTCGGCGCGCGCGAGCGACTCCGCCGCGATGCGCCGCCAGAGGTACGACCAGGTCGGGTTGCCGTGAACGCACAGGATCGTGCCCGCGACGGGCGCGCCCGTGTCCGCGAGCCGCTCCCCCGTGTCGAGCAGGTGCCAGCCGTTGCCGCCGGCGCGCACGACGCGCGACCAGGCGGGATCGAGGCCGGGCAGCGGCTGCCCGTCGGGGCCCGCCACGGGGACGGTCGCCGGGGCGACCGCGGCCGATGCGCTCACGCCGCGGCTACCAGAGGATCTCGGTCATGGCCGTGTTGAGGCCGGAGCCCACGCCCATGCAGAGCACGCGGTCGCCGCGGCTGAGGCTGTCGGCCTGGTCGGCGAGCGTGATGGGGATGCTCGCGGGACCGACGTTGCCGTAGCGCGGGTAGGTCAGCGGCACGCGCGACTTGTCGAGCTTGGCGGCCTTGACGATGGCGTTGGTGTGCACGTCGGAGACCTGGTGGAGGATGTAGCGGTCCATGTCGGACCAGTCCCAGTCGTCCTGCGCGGCCTCCTTCCACGCGTCGACGACGAGCTCCATGCCGCCGCGGAGGAGCTCCTTCGTGTCGGTGAACATGCCGTCGACGTCGCCGATGCAGAGCTCGTGGTGCTGGGTGGCCGCGCGCGTGACGCCGCCGAGGATCCTGTGCCCCTCGGGGTGGTCGCTCGTGCGCCCGAGGACGGCCGCCGCCGCGCCCGCGCCGAGGGTGAGGCTGGGGAACTCGCTGAGGAAGTCGGCGCGCGTGGTCTCCGGGCGGAGCAGGCGCGCGACCGTGTTGTGGCGGATCTCGCCGGCGTCCTCGCCGTCGACGATCATCGCGTAGTCGATCTGGCCCGAGTCGATGAGGTGGCCGGCGAGCGTCATCGCGTTGACGAAGCCGAGGCACGCGTTGGCGATGTCGAAGTTGAGGGCGGACGACGGCAGCCCGAGCCCGTTGTGGATGCTGACCGCGACGCTCGGCTCGAGGTGCGCGCGCGTGACGGACGTGTTGATGAGCAGCCCGATCTGCGACGCCTCGACGCCGGCCTGGGCGAGCGCCTTGCGCCCGGCCTCGGTCGCGGCCGCGTCGAACGACATGGACGCGTCCCAGTTGCGCCGCTCCAGCACGCCCGCGACGCGCTGCAGCAGACCGGTGGGGAGGCGGAGCCGGGACAGCACGGGCTTCAGGCGGTCGTCGATCTCCACGGAGGTCACGGTGTGCGGGGCGAGGACGCTGGCGAGCCCCAGCAGGGAGGTGTTCCGATGCCGGAAAGTGGCGTTACCGTTCAACAGCATCCTCAGTTCGTGGGGCGGTCCGCCGGGCGGACGACTAGCAGAGCCTACGCGCAGCCGGCGCGCGCGGACGCACGCC
This genomic interval from Clavibacter michiganensis contains the following:
- a CDS encoding 3-oxoacyl-ACP synthase III; this encodes MLLNGNATFRHRNTSLLGLASVLAPHTVTSVEIDDRLKPVLSRLRLPTGLLQRVAGVLERRNWDASMSFDAAATEAGRKALAQAGVEASQIGLLINTSVTRAHLEPSVAVSIHNGLGLPSSALNFDIANACLGFVNAMTLAGHLIDSGQIDYAMIVDGEDAGEIRHNTVARLLRPETTRADFLSEFPSLTLGAGAAAAVLGRTSDHPEGHRILGGVTRAATQHHELCIGDVDGMFTDTKELLRGGMELVVDAWKEAAQDDWDWSDMDRYILHQVSDVHTNAIVKAAKLDKSRVPLTYPRYGNVGPASIPITLADQADSLSRGDRVLCMGVGSGLNTAMTEILW
- the nusA gene encoding transcription termination factor NusA; this encodes MDIDLSVLRLMEREREIPFEELVSIIEQAILTAYLKHTDQADAKPVADGVPPARVHLDRKTGHVSVHVPELDEDGLVIGESEDSPSDFGRIAAFAAKQVINQRLRDIGDDRILGEFKGREGDIVAGVVQQGPNPRMIHVDLGTIEAILPPEEQVPGEKYVHGSRLRVYVTSVSRGAKGPQITVSRTHPSLVRKLFALEVPEIAQGLVEIVSLAREAGHRTKMAVRATEPGINAKGACIGELGQRVRAVTAELNDEKIDIVDYSESLPVFVGNALSPARVTSSFVIDQATKAVRALVPDYQLSLAIGKEGQNARLAAKLTGAKIDIQPDSILEGDD
- a CDS encoding YlxR family protein, which codes for MDPVRTCVGCRRRAPRSALLRIVADPPTSSLVVDERAVMVGRGAWIHPTIECIDRAIARRAFGRALRSDAALDPAALGGIRERLAAQPSARASERTG
- a CDS encoding proline--tRNA ligase, coding for MSTRLSKLFVRTLREDPVDAEVASHRLLVRAGYIRRQAPGIFAWLPLGLRVKNKVEAIVREEMERIGAQEVHFPALLPAEPYQATGRYDEYGPGMFRLEDRKRAPMVLAPTHEEFFALLVKDLYSSYKDLPLSIYQIQDKYRDEARPRAGILRGREFTMKDAYSFDHTDAGLAVSYQAQRDAYERIFQRLGLEYVIVAADAGAMGGSKSEEFLHPTPIGEDTFVRSPGGYAANVEAFTTLVPESIPIEGQSAARVFDSPDTPTIATLVDLANAREPREDGRAWTAADTLKNIVLALTHLDGTRELVVVGIPGDRDIDLKRAEVAFFPAEVEPATEGDLAKQPGLVKGYIGPWSPEGPVLGSTSSTRVRYVVDPRVVDGSSWITGANVAGKHVLSLVAGRDFTPDGVVEAADVRDGDPAPDGSGPITAGRGTEIGHVFELGRKYAEALGLKVLDENGKLVTVTMGSYGIGITRNLALVAEATQDGRGLLWPASISPFDVHVVMTGKGDEIASASEELVDALDAAGLDVLFDDRPKVSPGVKFGDAELIGVPTIVIVGRGAVDGMAELWDRRTNERTPVALADVVGALTADR
- a CDS encoding alpha/beta fold hydrolase — its product is MSASAAVAPATVPVAGPDGQPLPGLDPAWSRVVRAGGNGWHLLDTGERLADTGAPVAGTILCVHGNPTWSYLWRRIAAESLARAERDPSRPAWRVVAVDQLDMGFSERTGVTRTLPMRLDDLQALTDELGLTGSGATAPVVTLGHDWGGVVSLGWALRNRDVLAGVMALNTAVHQEEGVPIPWPLRLALATGIHDAATRGTPGFLATTLALAHPPLDPAVRRAFAAPYRGADRRAGIRGFVADIPVGPAHPSHATLTSIAEGLRDLDLPALFVWGPRDPIFSDVYLSDLLERLPHADVHRVEGAGHLVAEDHDYASAALDWLADRVAPGSAPAPAPAAPVASPPVRLLGALLEELRDSDDPVLVEMAPRGGGGPRTVSWRLLSRRVREIAAGLHARGLRAGDRVSLLVPPGADLTALLYACLRIGAVVVVADAGLGVKGLGRAVAGSRPDMVVGIPAGLALARALGWPGERISVTTLAPPVARALGVAASLPEIARDGRAQVLPPEPAADDDAAILFTSGSTGPAKGVVYTNRQLAALRDTLGSRFDVGVGTGLVAGFAPFALLGPALGATSVTPDMDVTRPRDLTASALAAAARAADATVVFASPAALANVVATADALSDADREALGRVRSLLSAGAPLSEALLARAAALVPDAEVHTPYGMTEGLLLTDVTLEGIRAAALRGDAGVCVGAPVDPVAIRISPLDADGAATGALTVEPGITGEIVAAAPHVHDRYDLLHVTDRAARRDSADGIRRHRTGDVGHLDATGALWIEGRLPHVITTADGVLTPVGPEQRAESAPGLGRAAAVGVGPAGVQQLVLVVETVPAARRVGLADPDLAAAVRAAVGGPVAAVIVVPVLPTDVRHNSKVDRARLGRWAAGILTGGRVSAP
- a CDS encoding NAD-dependent epimerase/dehydratase family protein, with product MIVLVTGASGMLGRAVAERLAAAGHAVRAFQRQPSGLAASGTEPVPGSVVDLRGSVTDQASVDRAVDGVDAVVHLAAKVSLAGDPDDFRAVNVEGTRGLLRAARAAGVTRFVHVSSPSVAHTGLSITGDGAGPADPVRARGDYARTKAEGELIALAADDPAMRVLAVRPHLVWGPGDTQLVARIVDRAARGRLPLLGHGAALIDTVYRDNAADAIVAALAAADTAHGHAYVVTNGEPRPVAELLAGMCRAAGVPAPRIRVPAALARAAGGAVERVWAVRPGSDEPPMTRFLAEQLSTAHWFDQRETRRALGWTPAVSLDEGFERLRLSYVAAR